The Drechmeria coniospora strain ARSEF 6962 chromosome 02, whole genome shotgun sequence genome has a segment encoding these proteins:
- a CDS encoding protein-tyrosine phosphatase yields the protein MPSAAARRMREDQIPSFMSVFDVDAEAMSNRESVPLVDTKQVGGQPKAPSHAGPSSQAAFNPSLVPAVELHKHHEMTSTQTSESADSSPTTTLSTTDSSVLSDPSPSSSPDSPVNLIPLNNYPSTSFGFQPGQGSMLSIPETCTTGRPRTSPMPRRPRNMKGLSIQPPTPSTTSLNSLVGDPSSPSFIKPSIPAMRRKPSQLSLKTSSNDLMTKSSMEVPPSPAMPPILQRRALKHSTSSPHMLSGLKSSAFGPSGGMAFPKVLERNKSGLSEVLRPMKSIADTKIEVPIVQEESSIRMQLANRAGYEPYHENVNNEDQKSPGYPLGPIAIYGDNVYLYLEPSAEEASKFDVVINVAREVNDPFSLETEPQLHSTSPKDSPTADSAGTTAGDATVRETEVTGDKLVESPTTPKANPLERPEYIHVLWDHNTDIAPDLMRLCETIDKRTKDGKKVLIHCQQGASRSASLIIAYGLYQNPELSVNDAYYAAQAKSRWISPNMKLMYSLQDFHKELSKKRLPSSSTNRPRSGRSPTQHRLTLSVDAIDMAPQEPRTAPLPSESHKANGDTSHQSLTRPRGKSTPGIQTISAGPASAPLTCSWRECVQDKRPTAPSLVLDELPKRPSSDCGRPERAPAIGDASWPKIAARAAEPPSLFRFQSGRPKDGTAAERTVTVQPTFPGQDSLMSPRAETMTKTPLHAFPHAIGVRFADAPSTTTDGLFSPRQSMFPRDPFTFFGKIVPIGRPPQVADPRSPPTIGEAPIVRSIDDML from the coding sequence ATGCCGTCCGCCGCGGCTCGGCGCATGCGCGAGGATCAAATACCGTCCTTCATGTCCGTGtttgacgtcgacgccgaggccatgTCAAATCGGGAAAGCGTCCCCCTCGTTGACACGAAACAGGTCGGCGGGCAACCAAAAGCACCCTCCCATGCCGGCCCTTCTTCGCAGGCGGCCTTCAATCCGAGCTtggtgccggccgtcgagcttcaCAAGCATCACGAAATGACATCAACCCAAACGTCCGAGTCGGCAGACTCGTCTCCGACCACGACGCTATCAACGACCGACTCGTCGGTACTTTCAGAcccgtcgccctcctcgtcccccgACTCTCCCGTCAATCTCATTCCGTTGAACAACtacccgtcgacgtcgtttGGTTTCCAACCTGGCCAAGGATCAATGCTCAGCATTCCCGAAACCTGCACGACGGGACGTCCCAGGACTTCGCCcatgcctcgtcggcctcgcaaCATGAAGGGACTGTCGATTCAACctccgacgccctcgacgacatcgctcaactccctcgtcggcgaccctTCGTCTCCTTCCTTCATCAAACCCTCGATCCCCGCCATGCGACGAAAGCCCAGCCAGCTCAGCCTCAAGACGAGCAGCAATGACCTGATGACGAAGTCATCGATGGAAGTGCCGCCGTCTCCGGCGATGCCCCCGATTTTGCAACGCCGAGCCCTGAAGCACTCGACTTCATCCCCGCACATGCTCTCCGGACTCAAGTCGTCTGCTTTCGGGCCCAGCGGAGGGATGGCGTTTCCCAAAGTTTTGGAGCGGAACAAGTCGGGCCTGTCCGAAGTCCTGCGGCCCATGAAATCCATCGCAGACACCAAGATCGAGGTGCCCATCGTTCAGGAGGAATCGTCGATCCGCATGCAGCTCGCCAACCGCGCCGGCTACGAGCCGTACCATGAAAATGTCAACAATGAGGACCAAAAGTCCCCAGGATACCCGCTCGGTCCTATCGCCATATACGGAGACAatgtgtacctgtacttggaACCATCGGCTGAAGAGGCGTCCAAGTTTGATGTGGTCATCAACGTTGCCCGTGAAGTCAACGACCCATTTTCCCTCGAAACCGAGCCACAACTTCACTCCACCTCGCCGAAGGACAGTCCCACTGCCGATTCCGCCGGTACCACCGCCGGCGATGCGACCGTTCGCGAAACCGAGGTGACTGGTGACAAGCTGGTGGAaagcccgacgacgccaaagGCAAACCCACTTGAACGACCGGAGTACATCCATGTTCTGTGGGATCACAATACCGACATTGCCCCTGACCTGATGCGTCTATGCGAGACCATCGACAAGCGGAccaaggacggcaagaagGTGCTCATCCATTGTCAGCAGGGAGCCAGTCGCTCGGCCAGTCTCATCATCGCCTACGGCTTGTATCAGAACCCTGAATTGAGCGTAAATGACGCCTATTATGCGGCGCAAGCCAAGAGTCGCTGGATTAGCCCGAACATGAAGCTCATGTACTCGCTTCAGGACTTCCACAAAGAATTGTCCAAGAAACGCCTACCATCCAGCTCGACCAACCGTCCCAGATCTGGCCGGAGCCCGACGCAGCACAGGCTGACCCTGTcggtcgacgccatcgacatgGCGCCGCAGGAGCCTCGTACGGCACCGTTGCCGAGCGAGAGCCACAAGGCCAACGGCGACACTTCTCACCAGAGCCTGACTCGTCCGAGAGGCAAATCCACGCCTGGAATTCAGACGATATCAGCCGGTCCCGCCTCGGCTCCGCTGACGTGCTCCTGGAGGGAGTGCGTTCAAGACAAGCGGCCAACAGCACCCTCACTTGTGCTTGATGAGCTGCCGAAGCGGCCAAGTTCCGACTGTGGAAGGCCGGAGCGCGCCCCGGCGATAGGCGATGCCTCGTGGCCCAAGATCGCCGCCAGGGCAGCCGAGCCACCGTCTCTCTTCAGGTTCCAGAGCGGCAGACCCAAGGATGGTACGGCTGCGGAACGGACCGTCACTGTTCAGCCGACGTTTCCTGGCCAGGATTCCCTCATGTCCCCGCGCGCCGAGACGATGACCAAAACCCCGCTTCACGCGTTTCCTCACGCGATCGGAGTGCGGTTTGCTGACGCACCTTCAACCACAACAGACGGCCTCTTCTCACCGAGGCAGTCGATGTTCCCCCGAGACCCGTTCACTTTCTTCGGAAAGATCGTGCCCATCGGCCGACCCCCCCAAGTGGCCGACCCTCGGAGCCCGCCTACGATTGGAGAGGCGCCGATCGTCCGTTCTATTGACGACATGTTATGA
- a CDS encoding nuclear protein involved in pre-rRNA processing yields the protein MGTKRSIVDVESQEGGDTPADNPGFANKRRKHFGTGKHKAKEGSSEFAKKRVRNIQRLLQRNQDLPANVRNDLERELAAHVADIGDKTFQRKRSAMISKYHMVRFFGISRPTTDRLRSLTRTCCRITDRRAERKKASRLAKQLRRQIDNAPDGEDVEKLKQQLHIAEVDEAYTLYHPHAESYISLYGNIKSEAEGEEIASKKPVAKMALEGSRPPMWSVVETTMEEGQEALKRLRERRSAEDTAKGGDDKLKRQAPRSSASKPKEDTKKQRQLPQKHDEGRKHHGNKEGQAGGKTGKTGETGEMPGLNRRERRRLMREKAIKDDSDDGDGGFFEEG from the coding sequence atgggaACGAAACGTTCGattgtcgacgtcgagtcgCAAGAGGGAGGGGATACGCCTGCGGACAATCCTGGCTTTGCCAACAAGCGGAGGAAACATTTTGGCACCGGAAAGCACAAGGCAAAAGAGGGTAGCTCAGAGTTCGCGAAGAAGAGAGTGCGGAACATCCAAAGACTGCTGCAGCGCAACCAAGACCTCCCGGCGAATGTCCGCAACGATCTCGAGCGCGAGCTGGCCGCGCACGTGGCCGACATTGGCGACAAGACCTTTCAGAGGAAGCGGAGCGCCATGATCTCCAAATATCACATGGTTCGCTTCTTCGGTATTTCACGCCCCACAACCGACCGTTTGAGGTCCTTGACTCGAACGTGTTGCCGGATCACTGACAGGCGAGCAGAGCGAAAGAAGGCGTCTCGTCTGGCCAAGCAGCTAAGGCGCCAGATCGACAATGCTCCCGATGGTGAAGATGTCGAAAAATTGAAGCAGCAGCTACAcatcgccgaggtcgacgaagcATACACCCTCTACCATCCCCACGCGGAGTCGTACATAAGCCTGTACGGCAACATCAAGTCGGAGGCCGAGGGGGAAGAGATTGCGAGCAAAAAACCCGTCGCGAAGATGGCCCTCGAGGGTTCGCGGCCGCCAATGTGGTCGGTGGTTgagacgacgatggaggagggGCAGGAGGCCCTGAAGCGGCTGCGGGAGAGGAGGTCGGCGGAGGACACAGCAAAGGGTGGCGATGACAAGCTGAAACGGCAGGCGCCGAGGTCATCGGCAAGCAAGCCAAAGGAGGACACGAAGAAGCAACGACAGTTGCCGCAGAAGCACGACGAGGGACGAAAGCACCACGGTAACAAGGAAGGCCAGGCTGGTGGAAAGACGGGCAAGacgggcgagacgggcgagaTGCCTGGCCTCAACCGTCGGGAGAGGCGACGGTTGATGCGCGAGAAGGCCATCAAGGATGATTctgatgatggcgacggtggctTCTTCGAGGAGGGTTAA
- a CDS encoding WD40 repeat-like-containing domain protein produces the protein MDRPEPGLVKWSANADVDSFVHVNLQHRVVQLYEPTGHAHRRRFDYAKLSRHEDFPPLTTYDWSPANPELLAVGTSAGIVNLLRIDDSSNGYVEIGLKMARTCQAVAFNTTGLLAVGLDRVRMDQSLQVWDVNRLTASENQAKGFPPGAVSLVEPRTRLEPSVSVSSLKFFEDNPQTLVAGIKGQGVRIHDLRGEQPPVHFLIFFLFFFLSLVSFIDAAPDPADHYADQNFFASSALDHPGVMIWDRRALSRPLASHTYLHAVEQDDLPWGGALRLDQVIETDSDPTLAEGKHSLIRSLRYCRDRRGLLAALSPTGQLKVLQTNRETRSSDSAPLAGPELLHVQRSHEMDVSYQDSSRRNDRIVSFDWVTLRSPVLSPRLLVLRVNGKFDVLEQPSRTSDHAFNFIPWQSPHRGLEDNASYQEMMQFEPPQAAELLGAFLVEQTHSEVPIFGPESASVEERLLNALRDSSATSTIAKPLNQLAAPLPESFHNATSTAQKLRLLRAYVRDNTEPSQSQLEEEELPRNGNAPMGNGPDGISLASNSLGSCRDIHEGLLTTLLAAKGLPREAQAVVDHTMLLRAKDKYLFDAAWNRNVVADDPWKRFAWDWIADAEHAADDGGMLLGNMDLSFLGVHAVWNNDLGRNFSTRLAPGTAVPDASQWERALWQYCKKHRLPKFDGISTKKPHHRQFCLEICGWGDPQRHDPSGVDREVDPEYPTAIHTMVASRALFKGDTKQAVQILKKASSRHPELLFVSLALQLTGRGGRQTNKERLEIDDAVASKTDPYLRAISSLIATGDWAAIANQRSLPLADRAVVAVRNFDDDQLTRWLNDQVSLAIEGGDIEAIALTGINDSLVDIFARYVQKFHDVQTATLVLSTCYPRYIDDIRCRAWRDAYRTHLQRHRLFFQRTKFEVESTKRSKRDGMPTLKPPSRQIALRCVFCDADNSLASQGSVARSSGTGAPSVLETRNPLLATSINAGVSCPNCGRHLPRCVVCLEVVGVPRSDKPEEKEGSRMAGRFPTFCLRCEHVLHLDHARQWFARHVECPVPECRCQCNFKANPDLGYQ, from the exons ATGGATCGCCCCGAGCCAGGGCTGGTCAAGTGGtccgccaacgccgacgtcgacagctTCGTCCACGTCAACCTGCAGCACCGCGTCGTGCAGCTCTACGAACCGACCGGCCACGCTCACAGGCGTCGCTTCGACTATGCAAAGCTCAGCCGGCACGAAGACTTCCCTCCCCTCACCACCTACGACTGGTCCCCCGCGAACCCCGAGCTTCTGGCCGTCGGCACGagcgccggcatcgtcaaccTCCTCCGCATCGACGACAGCTCCAATGGATATGTCGAGATCGGCCTCAAGATGGCTAGAACCTGTcaggccgtcgccttcaACACCACGGGGCTCCTGGCCGTCGGTCTCGATCGCGTGCGCATGGACCAGAGTCTCCAGGTCTGGGACGTGAACCGCCTCACGGCGTCGGAGAACCAAGCCAAGGGCTTCCCTCCCGGCGCCGtcagcctcgtcgagcccaGGACGCGTCTCGAGCCGAGCGTGTCCGTCTCGAGCCTCAAGTTCTTCGAGGACAACCCGCAGACGCTGGTGGCGGGCATCAAGGGCCAGGGCGTGAGGATTCACGACCTTCGAGGCGAGCAACCCCCCGTCCACTTCCTcatcttcttcctcttcttcttcctctcgCTCGTATCCttcatcgacgccgccccCGATCCCGCTGACC ACTACGCCGACCAAAACTTCTTCGCTTCGTCCGCCCTTGATCACCCAGGCGTCATGATCTGGGACCGAAGAGCTCTGTCCCGCCCGCTGGCCTCGCACACCTACCTCCACGCCGTTGAGCAAGACGACTTGCCGTGGGGTGGTGCCCTGCGCCTCGATCAGGTGATCGAGACCGACTCCGACCCCACGCTCGCCGAGGGAAAGCATTCCCTTATTCGCTCGCTGCGGTACTGCCGCGACCGCCGCGGTCTTCTGGCTGCGCTGTCGCCCACCGGACAGCTCAAGGTCCTGCAAACGAACCGGGAGACTCGCTCATCCGACTCTGCCCCGCTTGCCGGGCCCGAACTGCTCCATGTCCAACGATCCCACGAGATGGATGTGTCGTATCAAGACAGCTCCAGGAGAAACGATCGAATCGTATCGTTTGACTGGGTCACTCTCAGGTCACCGGTCCTGAGCCCGAGACTGCTTGTCCTACGCGTCAACGGGAAATTTGACGTGCTGGAGCAACCATCACGCACGTCGGACCACGCGTTCAACTTTATCCCCTGGCAATCGCCGCATCGAGGCCTCGAAG ACAATGCTTCGTACCAGGAAATGATGCAGTTCGAGCCCCCCCAGGCTGCAGAGCTTCTTGGGGCCTTTTTAGTTGAGCAAACCCATTCGGAGGTGCCCATCTTTGGTCCTGAGAGTGCGAGCGTGGAGGAGAGGCTGCTGAACGCCCTTCGAGACTCCTCAGCGACATCAACCATAGCCAAACCTCTTAACCAACTTGCCGCTCCCTTACCTGAGTCGTTTCACAACGCGACGTCGACAGCCCAAAAACTCCGTCTCTTGCGCGCGTACGTTCGTGACAATACCGAGCCGTCACAATCACAGCTCGAGGAAGAAGAATTGCCTCGCAACGGCAATGCACCCATGGGCAATGGGCCGGACGGAATTTCGCTAGCCTCAAACAGCCTCGGCTCCTGTCGAGATATTCATGAGGGGCTCTTGACAACCCTTCTGGCGGCAAAGGGTCTTCCGAGAGAAGCCCAGGCTGTGGTGGATCACACCATGCTTCTCCGCGCAAAGGACAAGTACCTTTTCGACGCCGCTTGGAACAGGAATGTGGTTGCCGACGATCCCTGGAAGAGGTTCGCCTGGGACTGGATCGCAG ATGCCGAACATGCGGCCGATGATGGGGGGATGCTGCTGGGTAACATGGACTTGAGCTTCCTCGGAGTGCATGCCGTATGGAACAACGACCTAG GCAGGAATTTCAGCACTCGTCTTGCCCCCGGCACGGCCGTTCCTGACGCATCGCAGTGGGAGCGAGCTCTGTGGCAGTACTGCAAAAAGCATCGCTTGCCCAAGTTCGACGGGATATCAACAAAAAAGCCTCACCACCGGCAGTTCTGCCTCGAGATCTGCGGCTGGGGCGACCCTCAGCGGCACGATCCGAGCGGCGTCGACCGAGAGGTGGATCCAGAGTATCCCACCGCCATCCACACCATGGTCGCCTCTCGAGCGCTGTTCAAAGGCGACACGAAGCAAGCGGTTCAGATCTTGAAAAAGGCGAGCTCGCGGCATCCGGAGCTGCTGTTTGTGTCCCTGGCCCTCCAGCTCACGGGACGAGGCGGAAGGCAGACGAACAAGGAGAGACTGGAGATTGACGATGCGGTGGCGTCCAAGACTGACCCTTATTTGCGGGCGATATCGTCTCTCATCGCGACGGGAGACTGGGCAGCCATCGCCAACCAGCGTTCGCTGCCCCTGGCAGACCGCGCCGTCGTGGCTGTCCGCAACTTTGACGATGACCAGCTCACCAGGTGGCTCAACGATCAGGTCTCCCTTGCcatcgagggcggcgacatcgaggccatcgcaCTGACAGGCATCAACGACAGTCTGGTCGATATCTTTGCCCGCTACGTCCAAAAGTTCCACGACGTGCAGACAGCTACGCTCGTCCTGTCCACGTGCTACCCGCGGTACATTGACGACATCCGCTGTCGCGCCTGGCGAGATGCCTATCGTACCCACCTCCAGCGCCATCGGCTTTTCTTTCAACGCACAAAGTTCGAAGTCGAATCCACCAAGCGGTCCAAACGCGACGGCATGCCCACGCtcaagccgccgtcgcgacAAATTGCCCTACGCTGCGTGTTCTGCGATGCGGACAACTCTCTCGCCAGCCAAGGCAGCGTCGCTCGCTCTTCTGGCACTGGTGCCCCGTCCGTCCTCGAGACGCGAAACCCACTCCTGGCGACGAGCATCAACGCGGGCGTGAGCTGTCCCAACTGCGGCAGGCACTTGCCCCGCTGTGTAGTCTGCCTCGAGGTCGTGGGCGTGCCTCGCTCCGACAAGCCCGAGGAGAAAGAGGGGAGTCGCATGGCGGGCAGATTCCCGACTTTCTGTCTCCGGTGCGAGCACGTGCTGCATCTGGACCATGCGAGGCAGTGGTTTGCGAGACATGTCGAGTGCCCCGTGCCTGAGTGCCGTTGTCAGTGCAATTTCAAGGCAAACCCCGATCTTGGGTATCAGTGA
- a CDS encoding serine/threonine protein kinase: MHQMHGGQQDQSADNNTGDNERGRRKFVPLPYLPRNRSTGNLALATNAMTERGRYRMSIDAPLSATTDFDVLARSASQLPDHEHGIGLSGLRRIRQQHPPSRNPTVPNSGASSRSPSVAAIPRSTSSSGIFAAGFITAPQAVGPSSPSFSEDLTRFPSESLHSFSFAHQSDDFLQNRQNVLKRSMDFMKDRMSHAKHSTQAALANAHGRFAGDADAQNLLDILDRAQLTGVGSVNKSDPSAPAGPGENAFDNHLMPESEATDKSEIIPDAADVSPKSTHASVPDASEGAPAANFTADGKSEDTSRTSTDESRTTAQTSPPASRRMSLKRTMTDTVSMTMQDKLVDFMGQPFLAGQPMYEEPMGSQVLTQALPVAHGHTNRWVPAAQAIFTTEAKPPWTIIAANDLACLVFGVTKAEVRKMGILEVVQEERRAWLERKLSCGNEDLEDEDEGGIATSAATTLLSGRAGITAKLLSKPNSRSQPQKYSIRRAQTVHGGTPNLSNARAGGQNKNHRSRGVLLCGDVVPIQKRNGATGSASLWVKEKRVGLIWVLEEIHEDVAYVDLDEDGVVEKVSGAAEPIWGFKSTRIGLDVATLIPRIPRQGIDPTIGEIDFAQINRRRYFTCPNSHQVNIPCAVEQVRGKLQLRVSTFPHMAGIVVVDPESLKILSSNSVFCGALFGYEKPDGMLINALVPEFDKILQIMTEEDGLQMLDGMVVPEHRFRRASVFLALRDRHPDAAVAFLHPDGLSAKHRDGSTLKIDVQLRVVESEKRPNTDETVIESGGEANAGEADDGFAVPRKEMVLALWITYSRQLHVHTQRNTDSSVGTATPLHQPSPGQTPPAHTPMEVGSDEDEPKKEKLSPPRVLPTSVNEVAMSAASKLDENPMPSPRIGETSPITRDAELTPKPTIDNYAILEDMGQGAYGQVKLARHKQTGKRVVLKYVTKRRILVDTWTRDRKLGTVPLEIHVLDYLRKPEFRHPNIVEMEGFFEDDVNYYIEMSPHGLPGMDLFDYIELRANMEEAECRSIFVQVAQAIQFLHNKAHVVHRDIKDENVILDGEGNIKLIDFGSAAYVKSGPFDVFVGTIDYAAPEVLAGKPYGGKEQDVWALGILLYTIIYKENPFYSIDEIMDRDLRVPFIISDESIDLVRCMLNRDVKERYDINQVLEHPWCKAIIDSK, encoded by the exons ATGCACCAGATGCATGGTGGGCAACAGGATCAAA GCGCCGACAACAACACAGGTGACAATGAGAGGGGCCGTAGGAAGTTCGTTCCTTTGCCATATCTGCCAAGAAATCGCAGCACCGGCAATCTGGCACTCGCGACCAATGCCATGACGGAGCGTGGCCGGTACCGGATGTCAATCGACGCTCCCCTTTCCGCCACCACCGACTTTGATGTCCTTGCGAG GTCTGCTTCACAATTGCCAGATCACGAACACGGCATCGGCCTGTCCGGCCTGCGACGCATCCGCCAACAGCATCCTCCGTCTCGCAATCCGACGGTGCCAAACTCGGGTGCCTCGTCACGGAGCCCTTCGGTCGCCGCAATACCTCGTtcaacctcgtcgagcggcaTATTTGCAGCCGGTTTCATAACCGCGCCCCAGGCTGTCGGCCCCTCTTCACCTAGCTTCTCCGAAGACCTGACCCGATTTCCGTCCGAATCACTCCACTCATTTTCCTTTGCTCACCAGTCGGATGATTTCCTCCAAAACCGTCAGAATGTGCTTAAGCGGTCCATGGATTTCATGAAGGACCGCATGAGCCACGCCAAACACTCGACTCAGGCCGCCCTAGCGAATGCTCACGGAAGATTTGCCGGAGATGCGGATGCCCAGAATCTGCTGGACATTCTTGACCGGGCACAGCTGACCGGGGTTGGAAGCGTGAACAAAAGTGACCCGTCGGCGCCTGCAGGACCTGGCGAGAATGCCTTCGACAATCATCTCATGCCCGAGTCCGAGGCGACTGATAAATCGGAAATCATACCCGATGCTGCAGATGTATCTCCTAAATCGACCCACGCCAGTGTCCCGGACGCAAGCGAAGGTGCGCCGGCAGCAAATTTCACCGCTGACGGGAAGTCCGAGGACACGAGCAGAACATCGACAGATGAGAGTCGCACTACGGCACAGACATCTCCTCCCGCATCACGACGCATGAGCCTTAAGCGCACAATGACGGACACGGTGAGTATGACGATGCAAGACAAGCTCGTGGATTTCATGGGACAGCCATTTCTGGCTGGTCAGCCGATGTACGAGGAGCCAATGGGCTCGCAGGTCTTGACGCAGGCCTTACCTGTCGCTCATGGACACACCAACCGATGGGTGCCGGCCGCCCAGGCCATCTTTACCACGGAGGCCAAGCCACCCTGGACCATAATAGCCGCAAACGATCTCGCCTGCCTTGTGTTTGGAGTCACAAAAGCCGAGGTTCGCAAAATGGGCATCCTGGAGGTCGTTCAGGAGGAGCGGAGAGCCTGGCTCGAACGAAAGCTCTCCTGCGGCAATGAGGACctagaggacgaggatgagggtGGAATCGCAACGTCCGCAGCTACAACGCTCCTGAGTGGGCGGGCGGGAATTACCGCGAAACTTCTGAGCAAGCCGAACTCGAGATCGCAACCGCAAAAGTACTCAATAAGGCGAGCCCAAACGGTGCATGGGGGGACCCCCAACCTGTCCAATGCTCGGGCCGGCGGCCAGAACAAAAATCATCGGTCGCGTGGAGTGTTGCTGTGCGGTGACGTCGTTCCTATCCAGAAAAGAAACGGTGCCACGGGCTCCGCGAGCTTGTGGGTCAAGGAAAAGCGAGTTGGTCTCATTTGGGTCCTGGAGGAAATACACGAAGACGTTGCCTACGTTGAcctggacgaggatggtgtCGTCGAAAAGGTATCAGGAGCCGCCGAGCCCATCTGGGGCTTCAAGTCCACCCGCATCGGTCTCGATGTCGCCACTCTCATCCCTCGAATCCCGCGGCAGGGCATTGATCCTACCATCGGCGAGATCGACTTTGCCCAAATAAACAGGAGGAGGTACTTCACCTGTCCCAATTCTCACCAGGTTAACATCCCCTGCGCTGTGGAGCAGGTTCGAGGCAAGCTTCAATTGCGGGTGTCGACTTTTCCACACATGGcaggcatcgtcgtcgttgaccCGGAGAGCCTCAAGATCTTGAGCTCCAATTCTGTCTTTTGCGGAGCCCTCTTCGGGTACGAGAAACCCGACGGGATGCTAATCAATGCCCTGGTGCCCGAATTCGACAAGATCCTACAGATAATGACGGAAGAAGATGGCCTCCAAATGCTGGATGGCATGGTCGTCCCGGAGCACCGCTTTCGTCGAGCTTCTGTATTCCTCGCCCTGAGGGATCGCCACCccgacgctgccgttgcATTCCTGCACCCGGACGGCCTCTCCGCGAAGCACCGCGATGGATCCACTCTCAAGATCGACGTCCAGTTGCGTGTCGTGGAGAGTGAGAAGCGGCCCAACACTGATGAGACCGTTatcgagagcggcggcgaggccaatGCTGgagaggccgacgatggcttTGCCGTCCCTCGCAAGGAGATGGTATTGGCTTTGTGGATTACTTATTCGCGCCAGCTTCACGTGCACACCCAACGCAACACCGACTCCTCTGTCGGGACCGCGACACCGCTCCACCAGCCGTCCCCAGGTCAAACACCGCCGGCTCATACGCCGATGGAAGTGGGCTCAGACGAGGACGAACCTAAGAAGGAGAAGCTGTCACCGCCACGCGTTTTGCCCACGTCAGTCAACGAAGTCGCAATGAGCGCGGCTTCAAAGCTTGACGAAAACCCCATGCCTTCTCCAAGGATCGGTGAGACGTCGCCTATTACGAGAGATGCGGAACTGACGCCCAAGCCAACGATAGACAACTATGCCATTCTGGAAGACATGGGACAGGGAGCCTACGGCCAAGTGAAGCTCGCTCGCCACAAGCAGACTGGCAAGAGGGTTGTCCTGAAGTATGTCACCAAGCGCCGCATCTTGGTCGACACCTGGACAAGAGACAGGAAACTCGGCACAGTACCCCTGGAGATCCACGTTCTCGACTACTTGCGGAAACCGGAGTTTCGACATCCCAACATCGTCGAGATGGAGGGTTTCTTTGAAGATGACGTCAACTACTACATCGAGATGTCGCCCCATGGGCTGCCCGGCATGGATCTCTTCGATTACATCGAGCTCCGCGCCAAcatggaggaggccgagTGTCGCAGCATTTTTGTCCAGGTGGCCCAGGCCATTCAATTTCTACACAACAAAGCTCATGTGGTCCACCGCGACATCAAGGACGAAAatgtcatcctcgacggagAGGGAAACATCAAGCTGATCGACTTCGGCAGCGCGGCGTATGTCAAGAGCGGCCCATTTGACGTATTTGTGGGAACCATCG ACTACGCTGCTCCAGAAGTCCTCGCCGGCAAACCCTACGGCGGCAAAGAGCAAGACGTTTGGGCGTTGGGAATTCTCCTTTACACCATCATTTACAAGGAGAACCCATTCTACAGCATTGACGAAATCATGGACCGTGACTTGCGGGTGCCGTTCATAATCAGCGATGAGAGCATCGACCTTGTCCGCTGCATGCTCAACCGCGATGTGAAGGAGCGATACGACATCAACCAGGTGCTGGAACACCCGTGGTGCAAGGCAATCATCGACTCGAAATAG